From a single Callithrix jacchus isolate 240 chromosome 5, calJac240_pri, whole genome shotgun sequence genomic region:
- the PIP4K2B gene encoding phosphatidylinositol 5-phosphate 4-kinase type-2 beta isoform X3 produces MASERCMETMGGRPGLILVGHFRNQINELSNVPVPVMLMPDDFKAYSKIKVDNHLFNKENLPSRFKFKEYCPMVFRNLRERFGIDDQDYQNSVTRSAPINSDSQGRCGTRFLTTYDRRFVIKTVSSEDVAEMHNILKKYHQFIVECHGNTLLPQFLGMYRLTVDGVETYMVVTRNVFSHRLTVHRKYDLKGSTVAREASDKEKAKDLPTFKDNDFLNEGQKLHVGEESKKNFLEKLKRDVEFLAQLKIMDYSLLVGIHDVDRAEQEEMEVEERAEDEECENDGVGGNLLCSYGTPPDSPGNLLSFPRFFGPGEFDPSVDVYAMKSHESSPKKEVYFMAIIDILTPYDTKKKAAHAAKTVKHGAGAEISTVNPEQYSKRFNEFMSNILT; encoded by the exons ATCAATGAGCTGAGCAATGTCCCTGTTCCTGTCATGCTAATGCCAGATGACTTCAAAGCCTACAGCAAGATCAAGGTGGACAATCATCTCTTCAATAA GGAGAACCTGCCCAGCCGATTTAAGTTTAAGGAGTATTGCCCCATGGTGTTCCGAAACCTTCGGGAGAGGTTTGGCATTGATGATCAGGATTACCAG AATTCAGTGACGCGCAGCGCCCCCATCAACAGTGACAGCCAGGGCCGGTGTGGCACGCGTTTCCTCACCACCTACGACCGGCGCTTTGTCATCAAGACTGTGTCCAGTGAGGACGTGGCAGAGATGCACAACATCTTAAAGAAATACCACCAG TTTATAGTGGAGTGTCATGGCAACACTCTTTTGCCACAGTTCCTGGGCATGTACCGCCTGACCGTGGATGGTGTGGAAACCTACATGGTGGTTACCAGGAACGTGTTCAGCCATCGGCTCACTGTGCATCGCAAGTATGACCTCAAG GGTTCTACGGTTGCCAGAGAAGCAAGCGACAAGGAGAAG GCCAAGGACTTGCCAACATTCAAAGACAATGACTTCCTCAATGAAGGGCAGAAGCTGCACGTGGGAGAGGAGAGTAAAAAGAACTTCCTGGAGAAACTGAAGCGGGACGTTGAG TTCTTGGCGCAGCTGAAGATCATGGACTACAGCCTGCTGGTGGGCATCCATGACGTGGACCGGGCGGAGcaggaggagatggaggtggaggagcGGGCGGAGGACGAGGAGTGTGAGAATGACGGGGTGGGCGGCAACCTGCTCTGCTCCTATGGCACACCTCCGGACAGCCCTGGCAACCTCCTCAGCTTTCCTCGGTTCTTTGGTCCTGGGGAATTCGATCCCTCTGTTGATGTCTATGCCATGAAAAGCCATGAAA GTTCCCCCAAGAAGGAGGTGTATTTCATGGCCATCATCGATATCCTCACGCCATACGACACGAAGAAGAAAGCTGCACATGCTGCCAAAACGGTGAAACATGGG GCAGGGGCGGAGATCTCGACTGTGAACCCTGAGCAGTACTCCAAACGCTTCAACGAGTTTATGTCCAACATCTTGACATAG
- the PIP4K2B gene encoding phosphatidylinositol 5-phosphate 4-kinase type-2 beta isoform X4, translating into MTSKPTARSRWTIISSIRRTCPADLSLRSIAPWCSETFGRGLALMIRITSPATEGRLSESQKPVPLPSPACFCLDYQNSVTRSAPINSDSQGRCGTRFLTTYDRRFVIKTVSSEDVAEMHNILKKYHQFIVECHGNTLLPQFLGMYRLTVDGVETYMVVTRNVFSHRLTVHRKYDLKGSTVAREASDKEKAKDLPTFKDNDFLNEGQKLHVGEESKKNFLEKLKRDVEFLAQLKIMDYSLLVGIHDVDRAEQEEMEVEERAEDEECENDGVGGNLLCSYGTPPDSPGNLLSFPRFFGPGEFDPSVDVYAMKSHESSPKKEVYFMAIIDILTPYDTKKKAAHAAKTVKHGAGAEISTVNPEQYSKRFNEFMSNILT; encoded by the exons ATGACTTCAAAGCCTACAGCAAGATCAAGGTGGACAATCATCTCTTCAATAA GGAGAACCTGCCCAGCCGATTTAAGTTTAAGGAGTATTGCCCCATGGTGTTCCGAAACCTTCGGGAGAGGTTTGGCATTGATGATCAGGATTACCAG TCCAGCCACTGAGGGAAGACTCAGTGAAAGTCAGAAACCTGTTCCCCTGCCAAGCCCAGCCTGCTTTTGTCTCGATTATCAGAATTCAGTGACGCGCAGCGCCCCCATCAACAGTGACAGCCAGGGCCGGTGTGGCACGCGTTTCCTCACCACCTACGACCGGCGCTTTGTCATCAAGACTGTGTCCAGTGAGGACGTGGCAGAGATGCACAACATCTTAAAGAAATACCACCAG TTTATAGTGGAGTGTCATGGCAACACTCTTTTGCCACAGTTCCTGGGCATGTACCGCCTGACCGTGGATGGTGTGGAAACCTACATGGTGGTTACCAGGAACGTGTTCAGCCATCGGCTCACTGTGCATCGCAAGTATGACCTCAAG GGTTCTACGGTTGCCAGAGAAGCAAGCGACAAGGAGAAG GCCAAGGACTTGCCAACATTCAAAGACAATGACTTCCTCAATGAAGGGCAGAAGCTGCACGTGGGAGAGGAGAGTAAAAAGAACTTCCTGGAGAAACTGAAGCGGGACGTTGAG TTCTTGGCGCAGCTGAAGATCATGGACTACAGCCTGCTGGTGGGCATCCATGACGTGGACCGGGCGGAGcaggaggagatggaggtggaggagcGGGCGGAGGACGAGGAGTGTGAGAATGACGGGGTGGGCGGCAACCTGCTCTGCTCCTATGGCACACCTCCGGACAGCCCTGGCAACCTCCTCAGCTTTCCTCGGTTCTTTGGTCCTGGGGAATTCGATCCCTCTGTTGATGTCTATGCCATGAAAAGCCATGAAA GTTCCCCCAAGAAGGAGGTGTATTTCATGGCCATCATCGATATCCTCACGCCATACGACACGAAGAAGAAAGCTGCACATGCTGCCAAAACGGTGAAACATGGG GCAGGGGCGGAGATCTCGACTGTGAACCCTGAGCAGTACTCCAAACGCTTCAACGAGTTTATGTCCAACATCTTGACATAG
- the PIP4K2B gene encoding phosphatidylinositol 5-phosphate 4-kinase type-2 beta isoform X2, whose amino-acid sequence MGIRGAGAVDGSHALVQAEVQWHDHGSLKPLPLHAQINELSNVPVPVMLMPDDFKAYSKIKVDNHLFNKENLPSRFKFKEYCPMVFRNLRERFGIDDQDYQNSVTRSAPINSDSQGRCGTRFLTTYDRRFVIKTVSSEDVAEMHNILKKYHQFIVECHGNTLLPQFLGMYRLTVDGVETYMVVTRNVFSHRLTVHRKYDLKGSTVAREASDKEKAKDLPTFKDNDFLNEGQKLHVGEESKKNFLEKLKRDVEFLAQLKIMDYSLLVGIHDVDRAEQEEMEVEERAEDEECENDGVGGNLLCSYGTPPDSPGNLLSFPRFFGPGEFDPSVDVYAMKSHESSPKKEVYFMAIIDILTPYDTKKKAAHAAKTVKHGAGAEISTVNPEQYSKRFNEFMSNILT is encoded by the exons ATCAATGAGCTGAGCAATGTCCCTGTTCCTGTCATGCTAATGCCAGATGACTTCAAAGCCTACAGCAAGATCAAGGTGGACAATCATCTCTTCAATAA GGAGAACCTGCCCAGCCGATTTAAGTTTAAGGAGTATTGCCCCATGGTGTTCCGAAACCTTCGGGAGAGGTTTGGCATTGATGATCAGGATTACCAG AATTCAGTGACGCGCAGCGCCCCCATCAACAGTGACAGCCAGGGCCGGTGTGGCACGCGTTTCCTCACCACCTACGACCGGCGCTTTGTCATCAAGACTGTGTCCAGTGAGGACGTGGCAGAGATGCACAACATCTTAAAGAAATACCACCAG TTTATAGTGGAGTGTCATGGCAACACTCTTTTGCCACAGTTCCTGGGCATGTACCGCCTGACCGTGGATGGTGTGGAAACCTACATGGTGGTTACCAGGAACGTGTTCAGCCATCGGCTCACTGTGCATCGCAAGTATGACCTCAAG GGTTCTACGGTTGCCAGAGAAGCAAGCGACAAGGAGAAG GCCAAGGACTTGCCAACATTCAAAGACAATGACTTCCTCAATGAAGGGCAGAAGCTGCACGTGGGAGAGGAGAGTAAAAAGAACTTCCTGGAGAAACTGAAGCGGGACGTTGAG TTCTTGGCGCAGCTGAAGATCATGGACTACAGCCTGCTGGTGGGCATCCATGACGTGGACCGGGCGGAGcaggaggagatggaggtggaggagcGGGCGGAGGACGAGGAGTGTGAGAATGACGGGGTGGGCGGCAACCTGCTCTGCTCCTATGGCACACCTCCGGACAGCCCTGGCAACCTCCTCAGCTTTCCTCGGTTCTTTGGTCCTGGGGAATTCGATCCCTCTGTTGATGTCTATGCCATGAAAAGCCATGAAA GTTCCCCCAAGAAGGAGGTGTATTTCATGGCCATCATCGATATCCTCACGCCATACGACACGAAGAAGAAAGCTGCACATGCTGCCAAAACGGTGAAACATGGG GCAGGGGCGGAGATCTCGACTGTGAACCCTGAGCAGTACTCCAAACGCTTCAACGAGTTTATGTCCAACATCTTGACATAG
- the PSMB3 gene encoding proteasome subunit beta type-3 yields MSIMSYNGGAVMAMKGKNCVAIAADRRFGIQAQMVTTDFQKIFPMGDRLYIGLAGLATDVQTVAQRLKFRLNLYELKEGRQIKPYTLMSMVANLLYEKRFGPYYTEPVIAGLDPKTFKPFICSLDLIGCPMVTDDFVVSGTCAEQMYGMCESLWEPNMDPEHLFETISQAMLNAVDRDAVSGMGVIVHIIEKDKITTRTLKARMD; encoded by the exons ATG TCTATTATGTCCTATAACGGAGGGGCCGTTATGGCCATGAAGGGGAAGAATTGTGTGGCCATCGCTGCAGACAGGCGCTTCGGGATCCAGGCCCAGATGGTGACCACGGACTTCCAGAAGATCTTTCCCATGGGTGACCGGCTGTACATCGGTCTGGCCGGGCTCGCCACTGACGTCCAGACAGT TGCCCAGCGCCTCAAGTTCCGTCTGAACCTGTATGAATTGAAGGAAGGTCGGCAGATCAAACCTTATACCCTCATGAGCATGGTGGCCAACCTCCTGTATGAGAAACG GTTTGGCCCCTACTACACTGAGCCAGTCATTGCTGGGTTGGATCCGAAGACCTTTAAGCCCTTCATTTGCTCTCTAGACCTCATTGGCTGCCCCATGGTGACTGATGACTTTGTGGTCAGTGGCACCTGTGCTGAACAAATGTATGGAATGTGCGAGTCCCTCTGGGAGCCCAACATG GATCCAGAACACCTGTTTGAAACCATCTCCCAAGCCATGCTGAATGCTGTGGACCGGGATGCAGTGTCGGGCATGGGAGTCATTGTCCACATCAT TGAGAAGGACAAAATCACCACCAGGACACTGAAGGCCCGAATGGACTAA
- the PIP4K2B gene encoding phosphatidylinositol 5-phosphate 4-kinase type-2 beta isoform X5, translating into MLMPDDFKAYSKIKVDNHLFNKENLPSRFKFKEYCPMVFRNLRERFGIDDQDYQNSVTRSAPINSDSQGRCGTRFLTTYDRRFVIKTVSSEDVAEMHNILKKYHQFIVECHGNTLLPQFLGMYRLTVDGVETYMVVTRNVFSHRLTVHRKYDLKGSTVAREASDKEKAKDLPTFKDNDFLNEGQKLHVGEESKKNFLEKLKRDVEFLAQLKIMDYSLLVGIHDVDRAEQEEMEVEERAEDEECENDGVGGNLLCSYGTPPDSPGNLLSFPRFFGPGEFDPSVDVYAMKSHESSPKKEVYFMAIIDILTPYDTKKKAAHAAKTVKHGAGAEISTVNPEQYSKRFNEFMSNILT; encoded by the exons ATGCTAATGCCAGATGACTTCAAAGCCTACAGCAAGATCAAGGTGGACAATCATCTCTTCAATAA GGAGAACCTGCCCAGCCGATTTAAGTTTAAGGAGTATTGCCCCATGGTGTTCCGAAACCTTCGGGAGAGGTTTGGCATTGATGATCAGGATTACCAG AATTCAGTGACGCGCAGCGCCCCCATCAACAGTGACAGCCAGGGCCGGTGTGGCACGCGTTTCCTCACCACCTACGACCGGCGCTTTGTCATCAAGACTGTGTCCAGTGAGGACGTGGCAGAGATGCACAACATCTTAAAGAAATACCACCAG TTTATAGTGGAGTGTCATGGCAACACTCTTTTGCCACAGTTCCTGGGCATGTACCGCCTGACCGTGGATGGTGTGGAAACCTACATGGTGGTTACCAGGAACGTGTTCAGCCATCGGCTCACTGTGCATCGCAAGTATGACCTCAAG GGTTCTACGGTTGCCAGAGAAGCAAGCGACAAGGAGAAG GCCAAGGACTTGCCAACATTCAAAGACAATGACTTCCTCAATGAAGGGCAGAAGCTGCACGTGGGAGAGGAGAGTAAAAAGAACTTCCTGGAGAAACTGAAGCGGGACGTTGAG TTCTTGGCGCAGCTGAAGATCATGGACTACAGCCTGCTGGTGGGCATCCATGACGTGGACCGGGCGGAGcaggaggagatggaggtggaggagcGGGCGGAGGACGAGGAGTGTGAGAATGACGGGGTGGGCGGCAACCTGCTCTGCTCCTATGGCACACCTCCGGACAGCCCTGGCAACCTCCTCAGCTTTCCTCGGTTCTTTGGTCCTGGGGAATTCGATCCCTCTGTTGATGTCTATGCCATGAAAAGCCATGAAA GTTCCCCCAAGAAGGAGGTGTATTTCATGGCCATCATCGATATCCTCACGCCATACGACACGAAGAAGAAAGCTGCACATGCTGCCAAAACGGTGAAACATGGG GCAGGGGCGGAGATCTCGACTGTGAACCCTGAGCAGTACTCCAAACGCTTCAACGAGTTTATGTCCAACATCTTGACATAG